A window from Planctomycetota bacterium encodes these proteins:
- a CDS encoding Nramp family divalent metal transporter: MKGSDGFADLQVRELPPPPRLWAALGPGVVWMALAQGSGELYFWPYFAAKYGTLYLCLLVPACVLQMPLNVEIGRYTLLTGESVFVGFTRLGRGFGLFLWIVFAATFLFVGSFATAGGTALADIVRWPAGWGAQARALLWTYAITAMFAGALFVGRVAYRIVERFMWAVALVTAGGLLVASLHPRVLSAAPEFLRALVLPEAVPPLPRDPGELEKFYTMMCFSGLGGFWSLFYSLWIREKGFGMAAHAGQITSPLTGKRELVRLEGFRFEDTPEHRVRYRTWMRTLLADNAVGVLGNLATTLLLALLALAILRPQGKIPDGWRMVAEQGDFFGVLWGPAARVLFLVVAGCFLMDSWLAGVDAVSRVHAEMLCVYSERARRRGVRFWYYAFLGTMAATTWLLLPFGEPAKVLARTGVLHVFAVAIFAAALWKLNYVHLPRRFPAWVRGGRAQRALFAAVGLFYAVAAAYYAAFLLRASS, from the coding sequence GTGAAGGGATCGGACGGATTCGCGGATCTTCAGGTGCGGGAGCTTCCGCCGCCGCCGCGGCTGTGGGCGGCCCTGGGGCCGGGGGTGGTCTGGATGGCCCTGGCGCAGGGATCGGGGGAGCTTTACTTCTGGCCGTATTTCGCGGCCAAGTACGGGACGCTGTATCTCTGCCTGCTCGTTCCGGCGTGCGTGCTTCAGATGCCGCTCAACGTGGAGATCGGGCGGTACACGCTTCTGACGGGAGAGAGCGTCTTCGTGGGGTTCACGCGCCTGGGCCGCGGGTTCGGGCTTTTCCTGTGGATCGTGTTCGCGGCGACGTTTCTTTTCGTCGGGAGTTTCGCCACGGCGGGGGGAACCGCGCTGGCCGACATCGTGCGGTGGCCGGCGGGATGGGGGGCACAGGCTCGGGCGCTTCTCTGGACGTACGCGATCACGGCGATGTTCGCGGGGGCGCTCTTCGTGGGCCGCGTGGCCTACCGGATCGTCGAGCGCTTTATGTGGGCGGTGGCGCTCGTGACGGCCGGCGGGTTGCTCGTGGCGAGTCTGCATCCGCGCGTTCTTTCGGCGGCGCCGGAGTTCCTGAGGGCGCTTGTTCTTCCCGAGGCGGTTCCTCCGCTTCCGCGGGATCCGGGGGAGCTCGAGAAGTTCTACACGATGATGTGTTTCTCCGGGCTGGGAGGCTTCTGGAGCCTCTTTTACTCCCTGTGGATCCGCGAGAAGGGGTTCGGGATGGCGGCGCATGCGGGGCAGATCACGAGCCCCCTCACCGGGAAAAGGGAGCTCGTGCGCCTCGAGGGATTCCGTTTCGAGGACACGCCGGAGCACCGGGTCCGGTACCGGACGTGGATGAGAACGCTTCTGGCGGACAACGCGGTCGGGGTGCTGGGGAACCTGGCGACGACGCTTCTTCTGGCGCTTCTGGCGCTGGCGATCCTTCGGCCGCAGGGGAAGATTCCCGACGGATGGCGCATGGTGGCCGAGCAGGGGGACTTTTTCGGGGTGCTCTGGGGACCGGCGGCGCGCGTGCTTTTTCTCGTCGTGGCGGGCTGTTTCCTCATGGACAGCTGGCTGGCGGGGGTGGATGCGGTGAGCCGGGTGCACGCGGAGATGCTGTGCGTCTATTCGGAGCGCGCGCGACGGCGCGGAGTGCGGTTCTGGTATTACGCCTTTCTGGGGACGATGGCGGCGACGACGTGGCTTCTTCTTCCCTTCGGAGAGCCGGCGAAAGTGCTGGCGCGCACGGGCGTTCTCCACGTTTTCGCGGTGGCGATTTTCGCGGCGGCGCTCTGGAAGCTCAATTATGTGCATCTTCCCCGGCGGTTTCCCGCGTGGGTGCGGGGCGGGAGGGCGCAGCGGGCGCTCTTTGCCGCCGTGGGGCTTTTTTACGCGGTCGCCGCGGCGTACTATGCCGCCTTCCTCCTGCGGGCGTCTTCCTGA